A genomic stretch from Anaerolinea thermophila UNI-1 includes:
- a CDS encoding class I adenylate-forming enzyme family protein — translation MNTADYLLQNGKDDAIALISPNHQYTYGEVHTGSARILGALRRCDVQVGDRVAILGSNSLFWVCSYLAILKQGAIAVPLATTHTPEEIQRFIEFTGCRVILSEQRLYPKFLASLNGRIGTLFEDVLHHDESSPVWDEPDPDFDLDQDAALMSTSGTTARPRAVRVTHRNIQANTNSIIAYLELDSSERMMAVLPFYYCFGTSLLHTHLRVGASLVFGGTFTYPETVLDLMEATQCTGFAGVPSIYQTLLRNSSFPKRSWTHLRKLQQAGGKLQNILIEELVHAVPHAKVFVMYGQTEATARLSYLPPELLPQKIGSIGKGIPGVTLSVLNEEGEPVKPNEVGEIYARGENICPGYWNDPEATAEKFINGELKTGDLATIDEDGFIYVVDRKADFIKTYGYRVSSQQVEAALIEIPELVAAAVIGEPDIVRGEAIVAFVVLRDGAVLTEKDILAHCAKRLPHYMVPKEVFFVPALPVNAHGKVVKTELRKQVIQRGS, via the coding sequence ATGAACACTGCTGATTATCTGTTACAAAATGGGAAAGATGACGCCATAGCCCTGATTTCTCCCAATCATCAGTATACATATGGCGAAGTTCATACAGGAAGCGCACGTATCCTCGGAGCGTTACGGCGATGTGACGTGCAGGTGGGAGATCGGGTTGCCATTCTGGGCTCAAATTCCTTATTCTGGGTATGTTCCTACCTGGCGATTTTGAAACAGGGCGCTATTGCTGTTCCCCTCGCCACCACTCATACCCCTGAGGAAATACAACGTTTCATTGAATTTACGGGATGTCGAGTTATCCTTTCGGAACAACGGTTATACCCAAAATTCCTGGCTTCGTTGAATGGGCGTATCGGTACCCTATTTGAAGATGTTCTTCATCATGATGAATCCTCTCCTGTTTGGGATGAACCTGATCCTGATTTTGACCTGGATCAAGATGCTGCGCTGATGTCCACATCAGGTACTACTGCACGTCCCCGAGCCGTGCGGGTCACTCACCGAAATATTCAGGCGAACACCAATTCGATCATTGCCTATCTGGAACTGGACTCTTCAGAACGGATGATGGCAGTTCTTCCGTTCTACTATTGCTTTGGAACTTCGCTGCTCCACACCCACTTGCGCGTGGGGGCCTCTCTGGTTTTCGGCGGGACTTTCACCTATCCGGAAACTGTTCTGGATCTCATGGAAGCCACCCAATGTACCGGGTTTGCTGGTGTACCTTCGATTTATCAGACTCTTCTGAGGAATTCCAGTTTTCCCAAACGTTCCTGGACACACCTGCGTAAACTTCAGCAAGCCGGCGGAAAATTACAGAACATCTTGATTGAAGAACTGGTGCATGCTGTACCTCACGCAAAAGTTTTTGTCATGTATGGACAGACAGAAGCCACAGCACGGTTATCTTACTTGCCTCCCGAATTATTACCCCAAAAAATTGGTTCTATTGGAAAAGGAATTCCAGGGGTGACATTAAGTGTATTGAACGAGGAAGGAGAACCTGTAAAGCCTAATGAAGTGGGAGAAATTTACGCGAGAGGAGAAAATATCTGTCCAGGGTACTGGAATGACCCGGAAGCGACCGCCGAAAAATTTATCAATGGTGAGTTGAAAACTGGTGATTTAGCCACCATAGATGAAGACGGTTTCATTTACGTAGTAGATCGAAAAGCCGATTTTATCAAGACTTATGGTTACCGGGTTTCAAGTCAGCAGGTAGAAGCCGCATTAATTGAAATCCCTGAACTGGTGGCTGCTGCCGTCATCGGTGAACCCGACATCGTTCGCGGAGAAGCCATCGTTGCCTTTGTCGTACTGCGAGATGGCGCCGTTTTAACAGAAAAAGATATTCTAGCCCACTGCGCCAAGCGATTACCACATTACATGGTGCCCAAAGAGGTTTTCTTTGTTCCTGCCCTGCCCGTTAATGCACACGGAAAAGTGGTAAAGACAGAGTTGCGCAAGCAAGTTATTCAAAGAGGCTCTTAA
- a CDS encoding sugar transferase — protein MASTTQKNGMVAPPKLQFRILHNISTPRQKYQWTGLKIALILLDAITISLGFLVAYLIRFELKLPIFYSMEESVSLHFYLSLGIILLPLWLGIFALHGLYSRPNLLGGTKEYSLLFNATTISMFLIITANFLIPEFILARGWLLLTWIFVFLFSFTARFLLRRLVYFLRKHGMFTSNAVIVGTNAEAQLLATQFKSADTSGLNVAGYIACPSSSSRAVPDENILGDLKEIEKIVYEKNVEEIIVTSSAVSAQEVVALFKLFGIAEGVNLRLSSGVYEIITTGLQVQEIASVPLVKVNKIRLTGWDQALKFLLDFGLSAILLPFIFPVGLVIALCIAMDSKGPVFHRRRVMGVNGHTFDAFKFRTMYVNGDAILDAYPELKEQLAREHKLKNDPRVTRVGRFLRKTSLDELPQILNVLKGEMSLVGPRMISPEEMEKYQEHGMNLLTVKPGITGLWQVSGRSDVSYDQRVQMDMYYIRNWSIWLDLQILFRTIPAVLSRKGAY, from the coding sequence GTGGCTTCTACGACCCAAAAAAACGGGATGGTAGCACCTCCCAAACTTCAATTTCGTATCCTCCACAATATTTCTACACCCCGCCAGAAATATCAATGGACTGGGCTCAAAATAGCCCTGATTTTGCTAGACGCCATCACGATTTCTCTGGGTTTTCTGGTGGCTTACCTCATTCGTTTTGAACTCAAATTACCCATCTTTTACAGCATGGAGGAAAGCGTATCCCTGCATTTTTACCTCTCTTTAGGCATTATTTTGCTTCCTCTCTGGTTGGGAATCTTTGCCTTGCACGGTTTGTATTCCAGACCCAATCTGCTAGGAGGCACAAAGGAGTACTCGTTGCTGTTCAACGCCACAACGATTTCCATGTTTCTCATCATTACTGCCAATTTTCTCATCCCGGAATTTATCCTCGCACGTGGTTGGTTACTCCTCACCTGGATATTTGTTTTCCTTTTCTCGTTCACAGCACGTTTTCTGCTTCGGCGCCTGGTATATTTTTTACGCAAGCATGGTATGTTTACCAGCAATGCTGTCATTGTAGGAACAAACGCTGAAGCCCAGCTTCTGGCCACTCAATTTAAGTCCGCCGATACCTCTGGTTTGAATGTCGCAGGCTATATTGCTTGTCCTTCCTCTTCTTCAAGAGCAGTTCCGGATGAAAACATCCTGGGAGATTTGAAAGAAATTGAAAAAATCGTTTATGAAAAAAATGTCGAGGAAATCATTGTCACCTCAAGCGCGGTTAGCGCCCAGGAAGTGGTGGCTCTCTTCAAATTATTCGGGATTGCTGAGGGAGTCAATCTACGTCTTTCATCCGGAGTCTACGAAATCATTACCACCGGGCTTCAGGTTCAGGAAATCGCTTCAGTACCTCTTGTAAAAGTCAATAAAATCCGGCTGACAGGCTGGGATCAAGCCCTGAAATTCCTTCTGGACTTCGGGCTTTCCGCGATTCTCTTACCATTCATTTTTCCTGTTGGTCTGGTAATTGCGCTATGCATCGCCATGGACTCCAAAGGTCCGGTTTTCCATCGCCGCCGGGTCATGGGGGTAAACGGGCATACCTTTGATGCATTTAAGTTTCGCACAATGTACGTCAACGGAGATGCGATTCTGGATGCCTATCCAGAGTTGAAAGAACAACTGGCTCGGGAACACAAGTTGAAAAACGACCCGCGTGTAACCCGCGTAGGAAGGTTTCTGCGAAAAACCAGTTTGGATGAATTACCCCAGATTCTCAACGTTTTGAAAGGAGAAATGTCTCTGGTCGGTCCCAGAATGATTTCGCCAGAAGAAATGGAGAAGTACCAGGAACACGGGATGAACTTGCTCACAGTAAAGCCGGGAATTACCGGCTTATGGCAGGTGAGTGGGCGCTCTGATGTTTCCTATGATCAGCGTGTTCAAATGGACATGTATTACATCCGCAACTGGAGCATCTGGCTGGATTTGCAAATTCTCTTCAGAACGATTCCCGCCGTGCTCAGTCGCAAAGGGGCATATTGA
- a CDS encoding class I adenylate-forming enzyme family protein has product MLVHQYLERSANRFPEKTALICGSQRLTYSEINDKANRIANSLISSGFRRGDRAILHLPNTAETVITIFGVLKAGGVFSVLHPSTPLEKVAYILQETEAKALFAGSKPSDLPTFPLDKYRPPILIQVPSQTTPNFELEGWHRFHDLLGFAPHPRHIPCIDLDLATIIYTSGSTGEPKGVMSDHSNVDFATDSIISYLENTPEDIVINFLPLSFDYGLYQLLMVFKFGGTLVLEKNFAFPAVILEKIQRERVTGFPGVPTIYATLLQMDLSPYDLSSIRYMTNTAAALSVKHIQQIQQRFPWVRFYSMYELTETKRTLYLPPEQLSIRPQSVGIPIPGTEVWIEDDSGHRLPPGEVGELVVRGRHVMRGYWAEAQATAERFRPGPLPNERVCYTGDLFTCDEEGYFYFIARKDDVIKSGGEKVAPLEIERVISQIPEVCEVAAIGVPDPILGEAIEVYIVSQSPHLTRNDVIQYCIAHLESFKVPREVHLVTNLPKTDSGKINKKVLKESTPSTI; this is encoded by the coding sequence ATGTTAGTTCACCAGTATCTTGAGAGAAGCGCAAATCGGTTTCCGGAAAAAACAGCCCTGATTTGTGGTTCTCAAAGACTCACTTATTCAGAGATAAACGATAAAGCCAACCGAATTGCTAATTCTTTGATTTCTTCAGGCTTTCGCCGGGGAGACCGCGCAATTCTTCACCTCCCCAACACAGCCGAAACCGTTATCACCATCTTTGGTGTTCTGAAAGCAGGTGGGGTTTTCAGTGTGCTTCACCCTTCAACTCCACTGGAAAAAGTTGCATATATCCTCCAGGAAACCGAAGCCAAAGCGCTTTTCGCCGGTTCCAAACCCAGCGATCTCCCAACTTTTCCGCTGGACAAATATCGCCCTCCAATCTTGATTCAAGTGCCTTCCCAGACTACCCCCAATTTTGAACTTGAAGGTTGGCACAGATTCCATGATCTGCTCGGTTTCGCCCCCCACCCTCGCCATATCCCCTGCATTGACCTTGACCTCGCTACCATTATCTACACCTCGGGCAGTACTGGAGAGCCCAAAGGGGTCATGTCGGACCATAGCAACGTAGATTTCGCCACCGATTCGATCATCTCTTATCTGGAAAATACTCCGGAAGACATTGTCATCAATTTTTTACCTCTTTCCTTCGATTACGGTCTATACCAATTGCTTATGGTATTCAAATTTGGGGGCACTCTGGTCCTGGAGAAAAATTTTGCTTTCCCCGCTGTAATTCTGGAAAAAATTCAGAGAGAACGAGTTACGGGATTCCCCGGCGTCCCTACTATTTATGCCACCTTACTGCAAATGGATTTAAGTCCTTATGACCTTTCCAGCATTCGCTATATGACAAACACCGCCGCAGCATTATCGGTAAAACATATCCAGCAAATTCAACAGAGGTTCCCATGGGTCAGATTTTACTCAATGTACGAGCTTACCGAGACAAAGCGCACCCTTTACCTCCCCCCAGAGCAGTTGAGCATCCGCCCCCAATCGGTAGGCATTCCCATTCCAGGTACCGAAGTTTGGATCGAAGATGACAGTGGACATCGCTTGCCCCCTGGAGAGGTAGGAGAGTTGGTAGTTCGCGGACGTCATGTCATGCGTGGGTACTGGGCAGAGGCGCAAGCCACCGCTGAGCGTTTTCGGCCAGGACCCTTACCTAACGAACGAGTCTGCTATACCGGCGACCTTTTTACCTGCGACGAAGAAGGGTATTTCTACTTTATTGCTCGGAAAGACGATGTTATCAAAAGTGGCGGGGAAAAGGTTGCCCCTCTGGAAATTGAAAGGGTCATTTCTCAGATTCCAGAAGTGTGTGAGGTTGCCGCAATCGGCGTGCCCGACCCCATCTTAGGAGAGGCAATCGAGGTGTACATTGTCTCTCAAAGCCCTCACTTAACGCGGAATGACGTCATCCAGTATTGTATTGCGCATCTTGAGTCCTTCAAAGTCCCCAGAGAAGTTCATTTAGTAACAAATTTGCCCAAAACAGACAGTGGAAAGATCAACAAGAAGGTACTTAAGGAAAGTACACCTTCAACTATCTAA
- the asnB gene encoding asparagine synthase (glutamine-hydrolyzing), whose product MCGIAGIISKERQTSVQQEDLLGMVSMLRHRGPDEFGLYLNGPVGLGSARLSIIDLSGGQQPISNEDQTLWIVYNGEIFNYPELRARLQALGHTFTTRTDTEVILHLYEEYGVDCLKHLNGQFALAIWDENKQRLFLARDRLGIRPLYYTQAPLGFLFGSEIKSILAYPGIRAEINREALIQTFVFWSVQSPLSTFSNIFQIPPGHFLTYQNEKIELHPYWQLDFSNGLEPSFSLRAGLEELKRLLLDATLIRLRADVPVGAYLSGGLDSSLTTALIQKYSQSRLETFSIAFSDAEYDESAFQQKMADTLGTRHHMVHTTYEDIGRTFPEVIWHTETPILRTAPVPMYLLSNLVHQHGFKVVMTGEGADELFGGYDIFKEMLIRRFWARDPESKLRPRLLDTLYPEIAGLSDSARNFFTAFFKMDLLSTSSPFYSHMIRWKNGIRLLRFLQPQPNTSWEELAQSLPIPEHFRSWNALSQAQYLEIITFLSSYLLSSQGDRVAMAHSVEGRFPFLDYRVVEFASKLPSNWKLYGLTEKWILRQIARELLPEEIWKRRKKPYRAPIHKSFFHSHPPEYIAEVISPDYLEETSLFNPLAVHQLFQKALHGAFLSELEDMAIAGILSTQLVYRQFVQNFPCPKSDSTLSIPLKIVRRNSEGTHL is encoded by the coding sequence ATGTGTGGTATTGCCGGGATCATATCAAAAGAACGCCAAACCTCCGTCCAGCAGGAAGACCTGCTAGGGATGGTCTCCATGCTTCGACATCGAGGACCGGACGAGTTTGGCTTGTATCTGAACGGTCCGGTAGGCCTGGGGAGCGCTCGTTTGAGCATTATTGACCTGAGTGGAGGACAACAACCAATCTCAAACGAAGACCAGACTCTGTGGATTGTGTACAACGGAGAGATCTTCAATTATCCCGAGTTGCGGGCGCGTTTACAAGCCTTAGGACATACTTTCACCACACGTACCGATACAGAGGTCATCCTTCATCTCTATGAGGAATATGGGGTGGATTGTCTGAAACACCTTAATGGGCAATTTGCTCTCGCCATTTGGGATGAAAACAAACAACGGCTGTTTTTAGCAAGAGATCGATTGGGTATTCGACCTTTGTATTACACTCAAGCACCCCTCGGCTTTTTGTTTGGTTCAGAAATCAAAAGTATCCTGGCATACCCGGGTATCCGTGCAGAAATCAATCGGGAGGCTCTCATACAAACGTTTGTGTTCTGGAGTGTACAATCTCCCCTCTCGACTTTTTCGAATATCTTCCAAATTCCACCAGGTCATTTCTTAACTTACCAGAATGAAAAAATCGAATTGCACCCCTACTGGCAACTGGATTTTTCGAACGGTCTTGAGCCATCATTCTCTCTTCGCGCAGGATTGGAAGAGTTAAAACGTCTACTCCTCGATGCAACTCTGATTCGCTTGCGGGCAGACGTGCCCGTTGGAGCGTATTTGTCTGGTGGACTGGACTCTTCTCTCACCACCGCTCTGATTCAGAAATATTCCCAAAGCCGTTTGGAAACCTTCTCCATCGCTTTTTCTGATGCAGAGTACGATGAAAGTGCTTTTCAACAAAAAATGGCAGATACTCTGGGAACTCGTCATCACATGGTACACACCACCTATGAGGATATTGGAAGGACTTTTCCGGAGGTCATCTGGCATACAGAAACTCCTATCCTGCGGACTGCCCCCGTGCCTATGTATCTGCTTTCCAACCTTGTACATCAACACGGTTTCAAGGTGGTGATGACTGGAGAAGGAGCCGATGAACTGTTTGGCGGATATGACATCTTCAAAGAAATGCTCATTCGACGATTCTGGGCACGAGATCCAGAATCCAAGTTGCGTCCTCGTTTACTGGACACGCTCTACCCGGAAATTGCTGGCCTTTCGGACTCGGCAAGGAACTTCTTCACTGCATTCTTTAAGATGGATTTGCTTTCTACCTCCTCACCTTTTTATTCCCATATGATTCGCTGGAAAAATGGCATCAGGCTTCTGCGATTTCTTCAACCACAACCCAACACTTCATGGGAAGAGTTAGCCCAGAGCCTGCCAATTCCTGAGCATTTCAGGTCCTGGAATGCACTTTCCCAGGCACAATATCTGGAAATCATTACCTTCCTCTCCTCGTACTTGCTTTCCTCACAGGGAGATCGAGTTGCCATGGCACACTCTGTGGAAGGAAGATTTCCTTTCCTGGATTATCGGGTGGTGGAATTTGCCAGTAAGTTACCTTCAAATTGGAAACTGTATGGGCTCACTGAGAAATGGATTTTGAGACAAATTGCCCGAGAACTCCTGCCTGAAGAAATCTGGAAGCGAAGAAAAAAGCCTTACCGCGCTCCCATCCATAAAAGTTTTTTCCATTCTCATCCTCCCGAGTACATCGCAGAGGTCATCTCTCCCGACTACCTGGAAGAAACCAGTTTGTTCAATCCATTGGCAGTCCATCAGTTATTCCAAAAGGCTCTTCATGGTGCTTTTCTCAGTGAATTGGAAGACATGGCTATTGCAGGAATCCTGTCCACCCAACTCGTATACAGACAATTTGTTCAGAATTTTCCCTGCCCCAAAAGCGACAGCACGTTATCCATCCCATTAAAAATTGTGCGAAGAAACTCAGAAGGGACTCACTTATGA
- a CDS encoding GHMP kinase — protein sequence MIIVQSPLRISFFGGGTDFPDYYLQEEGCVLSTAIDKYIFVVIKQRYDDKLRIGYTRTEMVDQVDEIQHELIREALKLTGIKKGVEITTMGDIPAGSGLGSSSAVTVGALHAMYTFLNENVPASRLAREACEIEIERLKKPIGVQDQYISAFGGLRFIEFKRDGSIHVHPVVLEPALKRRLNESLLIFFTGVTRQADSILSEQQQNIQQRLTILREMKDMAKTAHQELLRGNVDVLGNLLHESWLLKKQLASGISNGMIEEAYQAARSAGALGGKIAGAGGGGFLLLYCPYEKREAVRKALSNMKELPFQLEPDGSKVIFNYRR from the coding sequence GTGATTATCGTTCAATCTCCACTTCGTATCAGTTTCTTTGGGGGCGGCACGGATTTCCCTGACTATTACCTGCAGGAAGAAGGTTGTGTTCTTTCTACAGCCATTGATAAGTACATCTTTGTGGTCATCAAACAACGCTATGACGATAAATTACGCATCGGGTATACCCGCACCGAAATGGTTGATCAGGTTGATGAAATTCAACACGAACTGATTCGCGAAGCCCTGAAACTGACCGGGATTAAGAAAGGGGTTGAAATCACCACCATGGGAGATATCCCTGCCGGGTCGGGATTGGGGTCATCCAGTGCCGTGACTGTTGGGGCGCTTCATGCCATGTACACCTTCCTGAATGAAAACGTCCCTGCCAGCCGCCTTGCCAGAGAAGCCTGTGAAATCGAGATTGAGCGCCTTAAGAAACCCATTGGCGTCCAGGATCAATATATTTCGGCCTTTGGTGGACTCCGTTTCATCGAGTTCAAACGAGACGGCTCTATCCACGTCCACCCGGTGGTTTTAGAGCCGGCACTCAAACGTCGTTTGAACGAGAGTTTACTCATCTTTTTCACCGGTGTGACCCGCCAGGCGGATTCCATCTTGAGCGAGCAACAACAAAACATTCAACAACGCCTGACAATTTTGCGCGAAATGAAGGACATGGCAAAAACGGCACATCAAGAACTTCTTCGCGGAAACGTTGATGTGCTTGGAAATCTTTTACACGAAAGCTGGCTGTTGAAGAAACAATTAGCCAGCGGCATCAGCAATGGGATGATTGAAGAGGCATACCAAGCCGCCCGTTCAGCAGGAGCATTGGGCGGGAAAATTGCCGGTGCTGGAGGAGGCGGATTCCTTTTGCTCTACTGCCCTTATGAGAAAAGGGAAGCCGTGCGCAAAGCACTGAGCAACATGAAGGAACTGCCTTTTCAACTTGAACCGGATGGCAGTAAAGTGATTTTCAATTACCGTCGTTAA
- a CDS encoding D-glycero-alpha-D-manno-heptose-1,7-bisphosphate 7-phosphatase, with the protein MNAAIFLDRDGVIIENRDQYVLGWEDVAFIPEALEALRNICNSPFRIVLVTNQSAVGRGLITLETALEINRRVVEHVQAAGGRIDGTWICPHSPEENCSCRKPKPGLLLQAASAMNLNLSHSFMVGDALSDLQAGWAAGVREAILVRTGRGTHQSRLPQVADLPPFHTFDTLAEALIHICSQVSCS; encoded by the coding sequence ATGAACGCGGCAATTTTTCTTGACCGTGATGGGGTGATTATCGAAAACCGCGACCAATACGTTCTGGGCTGGGAGGATGTGGCGTTTATCCCTGAAGCCCTGGAGGCGTTGCGAAACATTTGCAACTCTCCATTTCGAATCGTACTGGTTACCAATCAGTCTGCGGTGGGGCGCGGATTGATCACCCTGGAAACGGCTTTGGAGATTAACCGGCGTGTGGTTGAGCATGTGCAGGCAGCAGGGGGACGCATTGATGGCACGTGGATTTGCCCCCACTCCCCGGAAGAGAACTGTTCCTGCCGAAAACCTAAACCAGGATTGCTGTTGCAAGCCGCCAGTGCCATGAATTTGAATTTGTCGCATTCTTTCATGGTAGGGGATGCCTTGAGTGACCTTCAGGCGGGATGGGCGGCTGGGGTTCGCGAGGCCATTCTGGTGCGCACCGGCAGAGGAACGCATCAATCCCGATTGCCTCAAGTGGCTGATTTGCCTCCTTTCCACACATTCGATACTCTGGCAGAAGCGTTGATTCATATTTGTTCCCAGGTGTCTTGTTCTTAA
- a CDS encoding acyl carrier protein, whose protein sequence is MNSIEDLIRTYIAQNILFSSNGFPYPDDASFLENGIVDSMNVLEIVMFVEEKFGIKVEDAEIIPENFDSVTQLASYIRKKQTLMLNQ, encoded by the coding sequence ATGAATTCAATAGAAGATCTTATTCGAACATACATCGCTCAAAACATTCTGTTTTCCTCTAATGGATTTCCCTATCCAGATGATGCTTCGTTTCTGGAAAACGGCATTGTGGACTCGATGAATGTGCTTGAAATTGTGATGTTTGTCGAGGAAAAATTCGGCATCAAAGTCGAGGACGCAGAAATCATTCCAGAAAATTTTGACTCCGTCACGCAGTTGGCGTCTTATATCCGTAAGAAACAAACCCTGATGCTTAACCAATAG
- the uvrB gene encoding excinuclease ABC subunit UvrB, producing MEMDFKLHAPFQPMGDQPEAIEKLVEGIRQGMRHQVLLGATGTGKTFTMANIIARLNMPALVIAHNKTLAAQLYAEFKEFFPENAVEYFVSYYDYYQPEAYVPQRDLYIEKDADINEEIERLRLSATTALMTRRDVIIVASVSCIYGLGSPEEYGKKAVTLEVGHIYRRNALLRILVESQYQRNDVELRPGVFRVRGETLEVFPAYEERRAYRIQFFGDEVERILEFNPLTGEVYGQPAQISIFPAKHYVTKEESLEKAIQDIEEELQERIAFFKSQGKLLEAQRIEQRTLYDLEMLREVGYCSGIENYSRHLDQRPPGSPPWTLIDYLPSEYLLFIDESHMSIPQIRGMYNGDRSRKQVLVDYGFRLPSALDNRPLKFDEFEQHMGYVIYTSATPGPYEMARAEQVVEQIIRPTGLVDPEVEVRPTTGQIDDLIHEIRMRIEVGERVLVTTLTKRMAEDLSEYLMELGIKVHYLHSEVETLERVGILRDLRLGVFDVVVGINLLREGLDLPEVSLVAILDADKEGFLRSATALIQTIGRAARNVHGKVIMYADYITDAMRMAIDETNRRRAKQMAYNEKMGIIPVSIQKAVHDITQQMGVQPQMVAEKGGSYRTGKSHGLARHELQRMIQELEKQMKEAARNLEFERAAALRDEMFELKALLVEESDLTPLQRVRLLTGEE from the coding sequence ATTGAGATGGACTTTAAACTTCATGCTCCATTCCAGCCTATGGGCGATCAACCTGAGGCGATTGAAAAACTTGTGGAGGGAATTCGTCAGGGAATGCGCCATCAGGTTCTTCTGGGAGCTACCGGAACGGGTAAAACTTTTACCATGGCAAATATTATTGCCCGGCTGAATATGCCGGCGCTGGTCATTGCACATAACAAAACGCTGGCGGCACAGTTGTACGCGGAATTTAAGGAGTTTTTCCCCGAAAATGCAGTAGAGTACTTTGTCTCTTACTACGATTACTATCAGCCTGAAGCCTATGTCCCTCAAAGAGACCTTTACATTGAAAAAGATGCGGATATCAATGAAGAAATCGAGCGTTTGCGTCTTTCTGCAACCACAGCCTTGATGACCCGGCGGGATGTTATCATTGTGGCTTCTGTTTCTTGCATCTACGGTTTGGGCAGTCCGGAAGAATATGGGAAGAAAGCAGTTACTCTGGAAGTAGGACATATCTACCGCCGTAACGCTTTGCTGAGGATACTGGTGGAAAGCCAGTACCAGCGGAATGATGTGGAACTGCGCCCCGGCGTATTCCGCGTGCGGGGGGAGACCTTAGAAGTTTTTCCCGCTTATGAAGAACGTCGTGCTTACCGTATTCAATTTTTCGGGGATGAGGTTGAACGAATTCTGGAATTCAACCCCTTAACCGGTGAGGTGTACGGTCAGCCCGCGCAAATTTCTATCTTTCCTGCAAAGCACTATGTCACCAAAGAAGAGTCTCTGGAAAAAGCCATTCAGGATATTGAAGAAGAACTTCAGGAGCGGATAGCCTTCTTCAAGTCTCAGGGCAAACTGCTTGAAGCACAGCGAATTGAACAGAGAACGCTGTATGATTTGGAGATGCTCCGCGAGGTGGGATATTGTTCCGGCATTGAAAATTACTCCCGGCACCTGGATCAACGTCCTCCCGGCTCACCTCCCTGGACCCTGATTGATTACCTTCCTAGTGAATATTTGCTCTTCATTGACGAATCTCACATGTCCATTCCTCAGATTCGAGGAATGTATAACGGAGATCGTTCTCGAAAGCAGGTTCTGGTGGATTACGGCTTCCGTCTTCCCTCTGCGCTGGATAACCGTCCGCTGAAGTTTGATGAATTTGAACAACACATGGGCTATGTGATTTATACCTCTGCCACCCCGGGTCCTTATGAAATGGCAAGAGCCGAACAGGTTGTGGAACAAATCATTCGCCCTACAGGGTTAGTGGACCCCGAGGTTGAAGTTCGTCCCACCACAGGACAGATTGATGATTTGATTCACGAGATTCGTATGAGGATTGAGGTAGGCGAGCGCGTTTTGGTTACCACGTTAACAAAACGCATGGCAGAAGATCTCTCGGAATATCTTATGGAATTGGGAATCAAAGTCCATTACCTGCATTCTGAGGTGGAGACTCTGGAGCGGGTAGGAATTCTACGGGATCTTCGCCTGGGGGTGTTTGATGTGGTGGTGGGAATTAATCTCCTCCGTGAAGGGTTGGATTTGCCTGAGGTTTCGCTAGTGGCTATTCTGGATGCTGACAAAGAGGGCTTTTTACGCTCGGCTACGGCTTTGATTCAAACCATCGGGCGCGCCGCTCGCAATGTCCATGGGAAGGTGATCATGTATGCCGATTATATTACCGATGCCATGCGGATGGCGATTGACGAGACTAATCGCAGACGTGCTAAGCAGATGGCTTATAACGAGAAGATGGGGATCATCCCTGTCAGCATTCAGAAAGCTGTTCATGATATTACTCAACAAATGGGTGTTCAACCCCAAATGGTTGCAGAAAAAGGAGGATCATATCGTACAGGTAAATCGCATGGGCTGGCGCGCCATGAACTCCAGCGGATGATTCAGGAATTGGAGAAGCAAATGAAAGAAGCGGCGCGCAATTTAGAATTTGAACGAGCCGCCGCGCTGAGAGATGAAATGTTTGAACTTAAAGCCCTACTGGTGGAAGAATCAGATTTAACTCCTCTTCAGCGTGTGCGTTTGCTTACGGGAGAAGAATAA